The Thermocrinis albus DSM 14484 genome segment AACTTTTATCTTACTTCTCCTAAGCTCTATCCACCTCACAGAGAAAAAATATAGGCGGGCAAAGCCCGCCTTACCCTTTAAAACTTCCAGTTAAGACCTACTGTGATAGCGTCCTGAGCGTTTTGACCTTCCACCACCAAACCATTAGCACCGGTGGCACGCACCTTCTTGTTGAAGGCATGCTTGTAAGCGAGGTCTACACTGAAGGTCTTGGTAAACTCATAACCTAAACCTAAAGTTATGTGATGCTCCGTGATGGCGGGAAATCCCACCAGGTTAAAGTAGGCTATATTGAAATCACTGAAGGGGGAATCAAAGTTAGGTATGTTATTTTTGAAGTTACTACTGTCCTTGGCTCCACCTCTTATGGGGGACTTGCCGTAGTTGTATCCTGCCCTCAGAGCCAGCTTGGGAATGGGCCTGTACTCACCACCTATGGCTATAACCCACTGGTCTTTCCACTGGAAGTGTTTGTAGCCGTCGGCGTTCTTCCAGTTTATCCAGCGTACGTCCATGCCTACCTTAAGGTTTTGCATGGGTTTTATACCTACACCAAAAGCCAACTCCTGCGGTTGTGTTAGCTTAAAGTCTTCAAACCTGCCATCATTGTTGCTATCAAAAACCCTCTTGTAGGTCATGCTTATAGGGCTTTGGTAAGTTATACCTGCAAAGAGAAAGTCTCCCATGTTATAAGCCAAACCCAGTTGAAAGCCTATACCGTAAGTTTGTGACTGCCCACCTCCTGCATTCCAACAGTTGGGGGGTTTACTTTGGTCACACATCTTAGCTCCCATGTCCAGAGATCCGTAAGCCAGATCTACACCAGCGGCTATGGCAACAGCATCGTTCACCTTGTAGGCAAGGGCCGGTATTACTCTCATAAACTGGAAGGTGGTGTGCATGTTGCTAAATTGTGGATCCTTATTTCTGTAATCTGTTCCCATACCAGATACACCGAAGGCTCCTATACCGAAGGTGAGTCTGTCATTAATTTGGTGAACTATACCTACCTCTGGTACTACAAAGAACTTGGCCTGGCTAGTGGCTTCCGCAGGTGGATTCCAGGGTCCCAAAGGTGTTACGTTGCTCTTTGCTTTAACAGTAGGCATGAAGAGTATTCCACCGAAGCTGAGATTAAAGCCTTTATAATAGCTCATCCACGCGGGGTTTCTGAAAATGCTGTCGGTGGGTCCTACAGGCATACCCACACCTATACCACCCATACCTCTAGAGGCAGGAGACACGCCTATAAGGTTGTCTCCGTTGGTGGCAAAAGAAACTCCCGCTGTAAAGAGGAGAGCCCCCAGTGTGAGAACTTTCTTCATGTCACACCTCCCTTAAGTTTTACAGGTATAGTATAGCACCCCTTGTGGGAGAAGCTATAAGAGTTTTTTATAAGAGTATAAAAGCTCTATGTTCCTTCCCACTCTTTTTCTCTGTAAAATCTCTCCATATGCTGTGGTATGTTTACCTCCATACCCCATAGCATCTTCATTTGGAAGGCGTTAAAAACCGCCTTGGCCCTGTCAGTGTTGTTAAAGAAGATGTAAGTTTCCCTATCTCCCAGCTTTTTTATCTTGTTTTTTATCTTCTTTAGCTCCTCAAGGGTGTAAAGATACTGGTAGGGATGTTGAGGATCTCTACCGTGGAGTCTTACGTAGTTGATGGCTCCCACACCGACCCACGGACCTACCAGATAACGATCCGACATGGGAGCATCCGCGTTGACTATAGAGAAACCTTCCTCTTCCAGGAAGTTAAAGAA includes the following:
- a CDS encoding OmpP1/FadL family transporter, whose protein sequence is MKKVLTLGALLFTAGVSFATNGDNLIGVSPASRGMGGIGVGMPVGPTDSIFRNPAWMSYYKGFNLSFGGILFMPTVKAKSNVTPLGPWNPPAEATSQAKFFVVPEVGIVHQINDRLTFGIGAFGVSGMGTDYRNKDPQFSNMHTTFQFMRVIPALAYKVNDAVAIAAGVDLAYGSLDMGAKMCDQSKPPNCWNAGGGQSQTYGIGFQLGLAYNMGDFLFAGITYQSPISMTYKRVFDSNNDGRFEDFKLTQPQELAFGVGIKPMQNLKVGMDVRWINWKNADGYKHFQWKDQWVIAIGGEYRPIPKLALRAGYNYGKSPIRGGAKDSSNFKNNIPNFDSPFSDFNIAYFNLVGFPAITEHHITLGLGYEFTKTFSVDLAYKHAFNKKVRATGANGLVVEGQNAQDAITVGLNWKF